Proteins found in one Microbacterium sp. LWS13-1.2 genomic segment:
- a CDS encoding carbohydrate ABC transporter permease, protein MSTDTGIDDAVEQTLLMTSEDEFVPEETGRRAKAPRTRGETIRLIIAHVCVYLAALVFIAPLIYAFFSALKPNEEMFSMPPTLVGSQLKWGNFAEVFEYGPFWTYIGNSLFVAVAGTVVVLIVSTTAGYAFGRLRWKGRDAVFVLFLATLMVPAEVLVIPMFQVMQWFGWVNTYQALILPFAFTAFGTFLMRQFFRGIPFELDEAARVDGSGPVRTFLQIILPLSKSAVAVLAVFTFLSFWNSYLWPLIVTVDYAQLGTLPVGLASFSGLTGTRWDLQMAAAIISMIPTTILVIVLQKHLVKGIAMAGLGGR, encoded by the coding sequence ATGAGCACTGATACCGGCATCGACGACGCCGTCGAGCAGACGCTCCTGATGACCTCGGAGGACGAGTTCGTCCCCGAGGAGACCGGGCGTCGCGCCAAGGCCCCGAGAACACGCGGCGAGACGATCCGGCTGATCATCGCGCACGTGTGCGTCTACCTCGCCGCGCTCGTGTTCATCGCGCCGCTGATCTACGCGTTCTTCTCGGCGCTCAAGCCCAACGAGGAGATGTTCTCGATGCCGCCGACGCTGGTCGGCTCGCAACTGAAGTGGGGCAACTTCGCCGAGGTCTTCGAGTACGGCCCCTTCTGGACCTACATCGGCAACTCGCTCTTCGTGGCGGTCGCGGGCACGGTGGTCGTCCTGATCGTGTCCACGACGGCGGGTTACGCGTTCGGTCGGCTGCGCTGGAAGGGCCGCGACGCCGTCTTCGTCCTGTTCCTGGCGACCCTGATGGTGCCGGCCGAGGTGCTGGTCATCCCGATGTTCCAGGTCATGCAGTGGTTCGGCTGGGTGAACACCTACCAGGCGCTCATCCTCCCGTTCGCCTTCACCGCGTTCGGCACCTTCCTGATGCGGCAGTTCTTCCGCGGCATCCCGTTCGAACTCGACGAAGCCGCACGAGTGGACGGATCCGGCCCGGTCCGAACGTTCCTGCAGATCATCCTGCCGCTGTCGAAGTCGGCGGTGGCCGTGCTCGCGGTCTTCACGTTCCTGTCGTTCTGGAACAGCTACCTGTGGCCGCTCATCGTGACGGTCGACTATGCGCAGCTCGGAACCCTCCCCGTCGGACTGGCGAGCTTCTCGGGGCTCACCGGCACGCGCTGGGACCTCCAGATGGCGGCCGCCATCATCTCGATGATCCCCACCACGATCCTGGTGATCGTTCTTCAGAAGCACCTGGTGAAGGGCATCGCGATGGCCGGGCTGGGCGGCCGATGA
- a CDS encoding ROK family protein, protein MSGSAASSAVVAGVDIGGTKTSGALVAADGAVLARAMRDTPARTGGAAMAETAALLVEELADSAGVRPHAVGVGAAGVVEPRTGSIRAASDMFVDWAGFPLGARLRERLALEVRVENDVNAFLLGETAWGSGRGSDVLGVMLGTGVGGALVLDGRLRHGPHGAAGEIGHTPGYSELICTCGRTGHLETLASGTSIARRYASATDRPVDSARVVAERARAGDPAAVRMFDEAGRAVALACISAATLVDVPLAVVGGGVAAAWDLLAPAVAAMLASDPPVSGVPLRIVPGTLRGDAVVLGAAALVSASDHSFPSTPFAEGELVRDVAS, encoded by the coding sequence ATGAGCGGGTCCGCAGCGTCCTCCGCTGTCGTCGCCGGCGTCGACATCGGAGGGACGAAGACCTCCGGCGCGCTCGTCGCCGCCGACGGCGCCGTGCTCGCCCGAGCGATGCGCGATACCCCGGCACGCACCGGGGGCGCTGCCATGGCCGAGACGGCGGCGCTCCTGGTGGAGGAGCTCGCCGACAGCGCGGGCGTGCGTCCGCACGCGGTGGGCGTGGGCGCCGCGGGGGTCGTCGAGCCCCGCACGGGCAGCATCCGCGCCGCGTCGGACATGTTCGTCGACTGGGCGGGCTTTCCGCTGGGCGCCCGGCTCCGCGAACGGCTGGCACTCGAGGTGCGCGTCGAGAACGACGTCAACGCGTTCCTGCTCGGCGAGACCGCGTGGGGTTCCGGACGCGGAAGCGACGTCCTCGGCGTGATGCTGGGCACCGGCGTCGGCGGCGCGCTCGTGCTCGACGGCAGACTGCGTCACGGGCCGCACGGGGCCGCCGGCGAGATCGGGCACACGCCCGGATACAGCGAACTGATCTGCACGTGCGGCCGCACCGGGCACCTCGAGACGCTCGCGTCGGGCACCTCGATCGCGCGACGCTACGCGTCGGCGACGGACCGGCCGGTCGACTCCGCGCGAGTGGTTGCCGAGCGTGCGCGGGCCGGGGATCCGGCCGCTGTGCGCATGTTCGACGAGGCCGGTCGCGCCGTCGCCCTGGCGTGCATCTCGGCCGCGACCCTCGTCGATGTGCCTCTCGCGGTGGTCGGCGGCGGCGTCGCCGCCGCGTGGGATCTGCTGGCGCCCGCTGTCGCCGCCATGCTCGCGTCCGATCCGCCCGTCTCGGGCGTTCCGCTGCGCATCGTGCCCGGCACACTGCGCGGGGATGCGGTGGTGCTCGGCGCCGCGGCGCTGGTCTCGGCATCCGACCATTCCTTTCCCTCCACCCCGTTCGCAGAAGGTGAGCTCGTCCGTGACGTCGCGTCCTGA
- a CDS encoding M81 family metallopeptidase, with the protein MTSRPDPDKIWKGPLGTLHPSGLARPRIGIGGISIESSTFSPHISGDEAFTIRTGDELLAYYPFLADGEELRDAAEWVPLTHGRSLPGGAVDPHTYARMKRAIVDGIRAEGPFDAFFFDIHGAMSVVGMDDAEGDLATAVRDALGPATLVSASMDLHGNVSDALFDAVDLITCYRMAPHEDWMNTKQRAVHNLLERLRGAGGADADTRRPYKAWVRVPVLLPGEKTSTRLEPAKGLYGTIPDVEELSGVVDAAVWVGYAWADEPRCHATVIVTGDDRDVIAREAERLGRRYWDARSDFAFVGPTATLDDALDVAMAAGAPRPYVISDSGDNPTAGGAGDVSWTLRRLLARADLADRSRVVLAASVFDPDAVRVARAAGVGATVALQVGGRVDAGPSGPVEMTGEVFSVTDGDPVAGTQIVVRSGAVHAIVTERRKPFHHLDDFRMLGLDPERADIVIVKIGYLEPELYDLAAGWTLALTPGGVDQDLLRLGHSRLRPGTFPFVTSDQEPDLRALVARRRGTEARA; encoded by the coding sequence GTGACGTCGCGTCCTGACCCCGACAAGATCTGGAAGGGGCCGCTCGGCACCCTCCACCCGTCCGGCCTCGCCCGGCCGCGGATCGGCATCGGCGGCATCTCGATCGAATCCAGCACGTTCTCACCGCACATCTCCGGCGATGAGGCGTTCACGATCCGCACCGGTGACGAGCTCCTCGCGTACTACCCGTTCCTCGCGGACGGCGAGGAGCTGCGGGATGCCGCGGAGTGGGTGCCGCTGACCCATGGGCGGTCGCTCCCGGGCGGCGCCGTCGATCCGCACACATACGCGCGCATGAAGCGGGCCATCGTGGACGGCATCCGCGCCGAGGGTCCGTTCGATGCCTTCTTCTTCGACATCCACGGCGCGATGAGCGTCGTGGGGATGGACGATGCCGAGGGCGACCTCGCGACCGCCGTGCGCGACGCGCTCGGACCCGCCACCCTCGTCTCGGCATCGATGGACCTCCACGGCAACGTGTCGGACGCCCTGTTCGACGCCGTCGACCTCATCACCTGCTATCGGATGGCTCCGCACGAGGACTGGATGAACACCAAGCAGCGCGCGGTGCACAATCTGCTCGAGCGCCTGCGCGGGGCCGGGGGAGCGGATGCCGACACGCGGCGCCCCTACAAGGCCTGGGTGCGGGTGCCGGTGCTGCTGCCCGGCGAGAAGACGAGCACGAGGCTCGAACCGGCGAAAGGACTGTACGGCACGATCCCCGATGTCGAAGAGCTCAGCGGCGTCGTCGACGCCGCCGTGTGGGTCGGCTACGCGTGGGCGGATGAGCCGCGCTGCCACGCGACGGTCATCGTGACGGGCGACGACCGCGACGTGATCGCGCGCGAGGCCGAACGCCTCGGGCGCCGATACTGGGACGCCCGGTCGGACTTCGCGTTCGTCGGCCCGACGGCGACGCTCGACGATGCGCTCGACGTCGCGATGGCCGCCGGTGCGCCCCGGCCGTACGTCATCTCGGACTCCGGCGACAACCCCACCGCGGGCGGTGCCGGTGACGTGTCGTGGACCTTGAGGCGCCTGTTGGCGCGGGCGGACCTCGCGGACCGCTCACGCGTCGTCCTGGCGGCATCCGTCTTCGATCCGGATGCCGTGCGCGTCGCACGCGCCGCCGGAGTCGGCGCCACGGTCGCCCTGCAGGTGGGCGGACGCGTGGATGCCGGGCCCAGCGGTCCCGTCGAGATGACCGGCGAGGTCTTCTCCGTCACCGACGGCGACCCCGTAGCAGGAACGCAGATCGTCGTGCGCAGCGGCGCCGTGCACGCCATCGTGACCGAACGCCGGAAGCCCTTCCATCACCTCGACGACTTCCGGATGCTGGGCCTCGACCCCGAGCGCGCCGACATCGTGATCGTCAAGATCGGCTATCTCGAGCCGGAGCTGTACGACCTCGCCGCGGGGTGGACGCTCGCCCTCACGCCCGGCGGGGTCGACCAGGACCTGCTGCGCCTCGGCCATTCGCGACTGCGTCCGGGCACCTTCCCCTTCGTCACGAGCGATCAAGAACCCGATCTCCGCGCCCTGGTCGCACGGCGCCGCGGTACGGAGGCCCGAGCATGA